ATTGATGACTCTGGCATCGATTCCATCCTTAGATAGAAGATCGGCTGCCTCAAGGGCTTCTAAAACCATTATTCCGGTAGAAAAAATAGTCAGATCGCTTCCTTCCTTTAATTTGACAGCTTTCCCTATCTGGAATGTATAATCCTCATTATAGATAACGGGTAACTCTGGCTGAGCTATCCTGATAGCAACAGGACCATCATATTCTACTGCTGCTTTTGAAGTTTTTTTGGCTTCAACAGCATCAGCAGGGGAGACCAATACCAAGTCTGGAACGGTACGAAGAGAAGCTATGTCTTCAATCATCTGATGTGATGCACCCATAAACCCCCAAAGCATTCCACTATTACAGAGTACTATTTTTACATTGAGCTTATCGAAAGCTAATTGCCTAATTTGATTATATCCCCTTCCGATAGCAAAAATATTATGACAGTGGGTAAAAGGTATCTTACCTCCGGCCGCCAAACCACCAGCTACAGTAATCATATTTCCTTCTGCTATTCCTAGATTGAG
This genomic interval from Candidatus Bathyarchaeota archaeon contains the following:
- a CDS encoding transketolase family protein — protein: MSEKYLRDQPGEMKMMYTGHNEALIELAEENRDVVTLYADFPQDEAGKYFKDKYPHRLLNLGIAEGNMITVAGGLAAGGKIPFTHCHNIFAIGRGYNQIRQLAFDKLNVKIVLCNSGMLWGFMGASHQMIEDIASLRTVPDLVLVSPADAVEAKKTSKAAVEYDGPVAIRIAQPELPVIYNEDYTFQIGKAVKLKEGSDLTIFSTGIMVLEALEAADLLSKDGIDARVINMHTLKPADGKAIKEAALETGAIVTVEDSNILGGLGGIVAEVVTENVLVPLQRIGARDRFGQTGSIEELKAEYNLTKIDIAKAAKEVVKRKKT